The window TTCTAGAGAACCTCGTACTGAAGCAGATCCGACCTCATTTCACCGAAGGAGGAAAGCTCGAGAATTATTACTCGGCCTATGATGCGTTGGAGACCTTCATGTTCACCCCAGACCATACGACAT of the Flavobacteriales bacterium genome contains:
- a CDS encoding NADH:ubiquinone reductase (Na(+)-transporting) subunit B, translated to MKFLENLVLKQIRPHFTEGGKLENYYSAYDALETFMFTPDHTT